A region of Rhodamnia argentea isolate NSW1041297 chromosome 9, ASM2092103v1, whole genome shotgun sequence DNA encodes the following proteins:
- the LOC115748545 gene encoding cytochrome P450 703A2, whose protein sequence is MVHQSIVILSIISYPLFLLIQWRFSSVVAVASILLACIAFPRCSVSKPKNLPPGPPRWPIVGNLLQLGRLPHGDLASTCRKYGPLVYLRLGNVDAITTSDPSVIRQILLQRDEVFASRPRTLAAVHLAYNCGDVALAPLGPRWKRMRRICMEHLLTTKRLDAFARHRAHEAQHLVRHVYGLCWDGDRAGINLREVLGGFSMNNVTRMLLGKQYFGAGSSGPQEATEFMHITHQLFWLLGVIYLGDYLPFWRWIDPHGCEKKMEEVEKRVDDFHTKIIEEHRRAREAKMEGLAGDSDMDFVDVLLSLPGEDGRDHLDDVEIKALVQDMIAAATDTSAVTNEWAMAEVIRHPRVQRKIQEELDSVVGRERMVSEPDLVHLNYLRCVVRETFRMHPAGPFLIPHESVRDTTLNGYHIPARTRVFVNTHGLGRNPDVWDDVEDFRPERHWPEDGSRVEISHGPDFKILPFSAGKRKCPGAPLGTTLVLMALARLFHSFNWSPPDGLRPEDIDTAEVYGMTMPKARPLAAVARPRLPEHLYL, encoded by the exons ATGGTGCACCAATCCATCGTCATTTTATCGATTATCTCATACCCCCTCTTTCTGCTAATCCAATGGCGCTTCTCCTCTGTCGTCGCCGTAGCTTCGATCCTATTGGCATGCATCGCGTTCCCTCGCTGCTCCGTCTCGAAACCCAAGAATTTGCCTCCGGGCCCACCGAGATGGCCCATCGTCGGCAACCTCCTCCAATTGGGCCGCCTCCCTCACGGGGACCTGGCCTCTACGTGTCGAAAGTACGGCCCCCTCGTCTACCTCCGCCTTGGCAACGTCGACGCCATCACCACCTCCGACCCCTCTGTCATCCGCCAGATCCTCCTCCAGCGGGACGAAGTGTTTGCGTCCCGGCCTCGGACCCTCGCCGCCGTCCACTTGGCATACAACTGCGGCGACGTGGCCTTGGCCCCGCTAGGCCCGCGTTggaagaggatgaggaggatTTGCATGGAGCACCTATTGACCACAAAGCGCCTGGATGCGTTTGCGAGGCACCGGGCCCACGAGGCCCAACACTTGGTCCGGCATGTTTATGGGCTTTGCTGGGACGGGGATCGGGCCGGGATCAACTTGAGGGAAGTGCTGGGTGGATTCTCCATGAACAACGTGACGAGGATGCTGCTGGGGAAGCAATATTTCGGGGCCGGATCTTCGGGCCCCCAAGAAGCCACAGAGTTCATGCACATAACCCACCAGCTGTTTTGGCTCCTGGGGGTGATCTATCTGGGGGACTACCTGCCGTTCTGGAGGTGGATCGATCCCCATGGGTgcgagaagaagatggaggaggtggagaagagAGTGGATGACTTCCACACCAAGATCATCGAAGAACACAGGAGAGCCAGAGAGGCGAAAATGGAGGGACTCGCAGGTGACTCCGACATGGACTTCGTCGACGTTCTTCTGTCTTTGCCCGGCGAAGATGGAAGAGACCACCTGGACGATGtggagatcaaagctctcgttCAG GATATGATAGCGGCTGCCACCGATACCTCGGCCGTGACCAACGAATGGGCCATGGCGGAGGTGATAAGACATCCGCGAGTCCAACGCAAGATCCAGGAAGAGCTCGACTCGGTCGTGGGGCGCGAACGGATGGTATCGGAACCCGACCTGGTGCACCTGAATTACCTGCGCTGCGTGGTGCGAGAGACCTTCCGGATGCACCCGGCTGGGCCGTTCCTCATCCCACACGAGTCCGTCAGGGACACCACCCTCAACGGCTATCACATCCCCGCCAGGACGAGGGTCTTCGTCAACACCCACGGGCTGGGCCGGAACCCCGACGTCTGGGACGACGTCGAGGACTTCAGGCCCGAGAGGCACTGGCCGGAGGACGGGAGCCGTGTCGAGATAAGCCACGGGCCCGACTTCAAGATCCTGCCCTTCAGCGCGGGGAAGAGGAAGTGCCCCGGGGCGCCGCTTGGCACGACTCTAGTCCTGATGGCCCTGGCCCGGCTCTTCCATAGCTTCAACTGGAGCCCGCCCGATGGGCTGAGGCCCGAGGACATCGACACGGCCGAGGTATACGGGATGACCATGCCCAAGGCCCGGCCGTTGGCGGCCGTGGCCCGGCCACGCCTGCCCGAACATCTGTACCtctaa
- the LOC115748635 gene encoding uncharacterized protein LOC115748635 has product MAVLTDSPFPFLATPAASSAASLFVPKFSISSWNRSARRTFRIPSSRISRAPSPPLRLPFSNARPLPVAALSGRRAKRRRNRLREKLFHDQKVRPDFARFDPQSDAQAPSFDGILENDVFIESGSRKDVPFDRGGEVAGLVESKRRVLGESVMWSRLENWVDQYKNDLDLWGVGSAPIFTVFQDPDGKVKRVTVDEGEILRRSRGVLPEHRDSIEVNSKIARAKGLAMEMESGGNVILRNSSVAKFVTTDAESGFVSTLRNQPFHSALRPKVLGAGTMVLCGVFVFCAIKWFSSFRKREVRYTQLEKEMMRRKMKARNEKEMLEKGHLEVFRDASETPVNFMRRPHLDKHALASSIRQAKTSSSELAEPKQDPFTPVYGLAVGFDGKIEEIRELAKRARETEGRESSLTEGCEGEKQGQESLSTTKEFKQRDEDAASSPVKYHAHTGGSMPANESHVISTPEPESDWDASHSESLAERNGDIRASSVSAMGDHSDIGSCRQDKATECISDLSNAREIQSLDALDGEAHRGNAVRRKPKIIRSVKEAREYLFDKPGTREGNENFKEEDMGESEINSNLRETTNIGEQSASVGMSGGTPNSMVNANFHGDMTAKELEYIPEMVDNLLRHGEVNRAYDSSNPPTCQKHESNGLTAEADTSEKSQNWMEENFNVVEPVLEKIGDGFRNNYMTAREKVNQQLNVGIDSTQLCLDGDTGELEWMKDDSLREIVFQVRDNELTGKDPFYSMDAEDKRAFFAGLEKKVEKVNEELLKVHEYLHSNIENLDYGADGVSIYDSLEKIIPRWKGPPVGKPNYVNRHLEEKKASMTGEAQVSHLMKKDEENLVEKSAGNGDNTSSLAVNSVNNIQSKDLKKTKILIEGSDGSVRTGKKLGKEYWQHTKKWSRGFLESYSAERDPEVKSVMKDIGKDLDRWITEKEIEEAAELMDKLPETNKEYIGKKLNKLKREMELFGPQAVVSKYQEYAEHKDEDYLWWLDLPHVLCIELYTHHNGEQKVGFYSLEMAADLELEPKPHHVIAFEDAGDCKNLCYIVQAHMDMLGTGQAFIVPLPPKDAFREAKANGFGVTVIRKGEVQLNVDQLLEEVEEQITEIGSKIYHDKIMQERSVDIGALMKGVFGVNSKPTKRRRLKRARKKPSRPRKTKRTAFPTDES; this is encoded by the exons ATGGCGGTGTTGACGGACTCTCCATTTCCATTCCTTGCAACTCCTGCTGCTTCTTCTGCGGCATCGCTCTTCGTCCCTAAATTTTCAATCTCGAGTTGGAATCGCAGCGCGCGGCGCACTTTCCGTATACCCAGCTCCCGAATCAGCAGAGCCCCCTCTCCGCCTCTCCGCTTACCCTTCTCCAATGCCAGACCCCTGCCAGTCGCGGCTCTGTCGGGCCGTCGAGCTAAGCGACGCCGGAACCGCCTCAGGGAGAAGCTCTTCCACGACCAAAAGGTGCGTCCCGATTTCGCTCGTTTTGACCCCCAATCCGATGCTCAAGCTCCCTCTTTTGACGGCATTCTCGAGAATGATGTTTTTATCGAGAGCGGTTCTCGTAAAGATGTCCCTTTTGATCGTGGTGGCGAAGTTGCTGGTCTGGTAGAATCTAAACGCAGGGTATTGGGTGAATCGGTTATGTGGAGTAGATTGGAGAACTGGGTCGATCAGTATAAGAACGATCTCGATCTTTGGGGGGTTGGTTCGGCTCCTATATTTACGGTGTTTCAAGATCCCGATGGGAAGGTTAAGCGTGTCACGGTTGACGAGGGCGAGATATTGAGAAGAAGCAGAGGGGTCTTGCCTGAGCACCGGGACTCAATTGAAGTGAATTCAAAGATAGCCCGTGCTAAGGGTTTAGCTATGGAGATGGAGAGTGGGGGCAACGTGATTCTAAGGAACAGCTCAGTGGCTAAATTTGTTACTACGGATGCAGAATCTGGCTTTGTTAGCACCCTTCGAAATCAGCCATTTCATTCTGCTCTAAGGCCTAAAGTGTTGGGAGCTGGAACCATGGTCTTGTGTGGTGTCTTTGTATTTTGCGCGATCAAGTGGTTTTCAAGTTTCAGGAAGAGGGAGGTGCGGTACACACAACTGGAGAAGGAAATgatgaggaggaagatgaaggctAGAAACGAGAAAGAAATGTTGGAGAAGGGGCATTTGGAGGTTTTTAGAGACGCTTCGGAAACGCCAGTTAATTTCATGCGAAGGCCTCACCTGGATAAGCATGCGCTTGCAAGTAGTATCCGGCAAGCAAAGACTTCAAGCAGTGAATTGGCAGAGCCCAAGCAGGATCCATTTACTCCTGTGTATGGCTTAGCTGTTGGATTTGATGGTAAAATCGAGGAAATAAGAGAGCTGGCTAAAAGAGCTAGGGAAACTGAGGGTCGAGAGAGTTCTCTCACTGAAGGATGTGAAGGAGAGAAGCAGGGACAGGAGTCGTTATCTACTACAAAGGAGTTCAAGCAACGCGATGAAGATGCAGCTAGCTCTCCAGTTAAATATCACGCACATACCGGAGGGAGCATGCCCGCTAATGAATCTCATGTGATATCAACACCTGAACCAGAAAGTGATTGGGATGCATCCCATAGTGAATCATTGGCAGAAAGAAATGGAGACATCAGAGCTTCCAGTGTTTCGGCCATGGGAGATCATAGTGACATTGGAAGCTGCAGGCAAGACAAGGCTACCGAGTGCATATCAGATCTCTCCAATGCACGCGAAATCCAGTCCTTAGATGCTCTTGATGGTGAAGCACACCGAGGAAATGCGGTCAGAAGGAAACCAAAGATCATACGGTCGGTGAAAGAAGCTAGAGAGTATCTTTTTGACAAACCTGGTACACGAgaaggaaatgaaaattttaaggaGGAGGATATGGGAGAAAGTGAGATTAACAGCAATTTACGAGAGACAACCAACATAGGCGAGCAATCAGCTAGTGTTGGCATGTCCGGAGGAACACCTAATTCCATGGTGAATGCTAACTTCCATGGAGATATGACTGCTAAGGAATTAGAATATATTCCCGAAATGGTCGATAATTTGTTAAGGCATGGTGAAGTAAATAGAGCATATGATAGCAGCAATCCCCCGACTTGTCAGAAACATGAATCTAATGGCTTGACTGCTGAGGCTGATACAtctgaaaaatctcaaaactgGATGGAGGAAAATTTTAATGTGGTTGAACCCGTTCTAGAAAAAATTGGGGATGGATTTAGGAATAATTACATGACTGCAAGAGAGAAAGTAAATCAGCAGTTAAATGTCGGTATTGACTCGACTCAGCTTTGCCTTGATGGAGATACTGGTGAACTCGAGTGGATGAAAGATGATAGCCTTCGGGAAATTGTTTTTCAAGTTCGGGATAATGAATTGACAGGCAAGGATCCATTTTATTCCATGGATGCTGAAGATAAGCGTGCTTTCTTTGCGGGTCTCGAGAAGAAAGTTGAGAAGGTGAATGAAGAGCTATTAAAAGTGCACGAGTACCTCCATTCTAACATCGAAAATCTTGACTACGGAGCAG aTGGCGTCAGCATATATGATTCATTGGAAAAGATTATTCCTCGCTGGAAAGGGCCTCCAGTGGGGAAACCGAACTATGTCAATAGACATTTGGAGGAAAAGAAGGCATCAATGACTGGAGAGGCTCAAGTATCGCATCTTATGAAGAAGGATGAAGAGAATTTAGTCGAGAAATCTGCAGGGAATGGGGATAACACATCTTCCTTAGCAGTCAACAGTGTAAATAATATTCAGAGTAAGGATCTAAAAAAGACCAAGATCCTCATAGAAGGCAGCGATGGTTCTGTTAGAACTGGtaaaaaattgggaaaggaGTACTGGCAACATACAAAAAAGTGGTCTCGAGGATTTTTGGAGTCTTACAGTGCAGAGAGGGACCCAGAAGTTAAATCTGTCATGAAGGATATAGGGAAGGATCTGGATCGTTGGATCACTGAAAAGGAAATAGAGGAAGCTGCTGAACTAATGGATAAATTACCCGAGACAAATAAGGAATATATTGGGAAAAAACTCAATAAACtcaagagagagatggaatTGTTTGGACCTCAAGCTGTAGTAAGCAAATATCAAGAGTATGCAGAACACAAGGACGAGGATTATTTATGGTGGCTAGATCTTCCACATGTATTG TGCATTGAATTATATACGCATCACAATGGGGAGCAGAAAGTTGGATTCTACTCATTGGAGATGGCTGCAGATCTTGAATTGGAACCGAAGCCACATCATGTAATTGCTTTTGAAGATGCTGGTGACTGCAAGAACCTGTGCTACATTGTTCAAGCTCACATGGACATGCTAGGAACTGGTCAAGCATTCATTGTTCCTCTCCCACCCAAG GATGCTTTTCGGGAAGCCAAAGCGAATGGCTTTGGTGTAACTGTCATCAGAAAAGGAGAGGTCCAGCTAAATGTGGACCAACTTCTGGAGGAAGTGGAAGAACAGATTACTGAGATTGGGAGCAAAATATACCATGATAAAATCATGCAAGAACGTTCTGTGGATATAGGTGCATTGATGAAGGGTGTGTTTGGAGTCAACAGTAAACCCACTAAGAG gAGAAGATTAAAGCGGGCAAGAAAAAAACCGAGCCGTCCTAGGAAAACAAAGCGGACTGCTTTTCCTACAGACGAGAGTTGA
- the LOC115748544 gene encoding exportin-2, which translates to MEWNQETLQFLSQCFLHTLSPAPGPRRQAESSLSDASERPNYALAVLRLVAESSVDEQIRQAAAVNFKNHLRTRWAPSPPDSDAPAPSSSPIPDAEKEQIKALIVPLMLSSSARIQSQLSEALAVISKHDFPKLWPALLPDLVSNLQKASQASDYASINGILGTANSIFEKFLYQYKTNDLLLDLKYCLDNFAAPLLEIFLRTAKLIDETSSSGQAVNLRPLFESQRLCCRIFYSLNVQELPEFFEDHMGEWMGEFQKYLTTRYPALESSGPDGLALVDELRAAVCENISLYMEKNEDEFQGYLNKFASAVWSLLGDVTQSSSRDRLAITAIKFLTTVSTSVHHKLFEGEGVIQRICQSIVIPNVRLREEDEELFEMNYIEFIRRDMEGSDLDTRRRIACELLKGIATYHKVEVNAIVSAQIQNLLTSFATNPAVNWKDKDCAIYLVVSLATKKAGGNAVSTDVVNVESFFMSVIVPELKSQNVNEFPMLKAGALKFLTLFRSQIPKGITLQLFPDVVRYLSSESNVVHSYAASCIEKLLLVRDEGGKARYTSADISPFLMVTMNNLFTALRFPESEENPYVMKCIMRVLGVADISQGIAEPCIAGLTSILNEVCKNPKDPVFNHYLFESVAVLVRRACEKDASLISSFEVSLFPSLQTILTKDVTEFFPYAFQLLAQLVELNRPPIPANYMPIFEILLSPDLWNRGPNVPALVRLLQAFLQKSPHELSQGGRLSQVLGIFNKLVLSTSTEEQGFFVLNTVIENLDYSLIAPYIPHIWHALFTRLQNRRTTKFVKSLLIFMSLFLVKHGPSNLVDSMNAVQPNIFVMILEQIWIPNLKLIAGNVERKLTAVASTRLLCESPLLLDAAASRHWGKMLDSIMTLLSRPEEDTLVEEPDAPDVAENIGYTATFVNLHNAGRKEEDPLKDIREPREFLVTSLARLSALSPGKYPQIISENLDPANQNALLQLCSTYNCPIV; encoded by the coding sequence ATGGAGTGGAATCAGGAGACGCTTCAATTCCTCTCCCAATGCTTCCTCCACACCCTCTCTCCGGCTCCCGGCCCCCGCCGCCAGGCCGAGTCCTCCCTCTCCGACGCTTCCGAGCGCCCCAACTACGCCCTCGCCGTCCTCCGCCTGGTCGCCGAGTCCTCCGTCGACGAGCAGATCCGCCAGGCCGCCGCGGTTAACTTCAAGAACCATCTACGCACTCGCTGGGCCCCGTCTCCCCCCGATTCCGACGCTCCCGCCCCTTCCTCATCTCCGATCCCCGACGCCGAGAAGGAGCAAATCAAAGCCCTCATTGTCCCTCTGATGCTGTCCTCGTCGGCCCGAATCCAGAGCCAGCTCAGCGAAGCCCTAGCCGTGATCAGCAAGCACGATTTCCCCAAGCTGTGGCCTGCCTTGCTCCCTGATCTTGTGTCCAATCTCCAGAAGGCTTCGCAGGCCTCTGACTATGCCTCCATCAACGGGATTCTTGGTACCGCCAATTCTATTTTCGAGAAGTTCCTTTACCAGTACAAAACCAATGACTTGTTGCTTGATTTGAAATATTGCTTGGATAATTTCGCTGCGCCTTTGTTGGAGATATTCCTGAGGACTGCTAAGCTAATTGACGAAACTTCCTCTTCTGGTCAAGCTGTAAACTTGCGTCCTTTATTCGAGTCTCAGCGGTTGTGCTGTCGGATTTTCTATTCTCTTAATGTGCAAGAACTGCCGGAATTCTTTGAGGATCATATGGGAGAGTGGATGGGTGAGTTCCAAAAGTACCTTACTACTAGATATCCTGCACTCGAGAGCAGTGGCCCTGACGGGCTCGCGCTTGTGGACGAGCTTAGAGCTGCTGTGTGTGAGAATATTAGTCTTTATATGGAGAAGAATGAGGACGAGTTCCAAGGTTATTTGAATAAGTTTGCATCTGCTGTTTGGAGTTTACTTGGGGATGTGACTCAGTCCTCTAGTCGTGATAGGTTGGCCATTACGGCGATTAAGTTTTTGACGACTGTTAGTACAAGTGTGCACCATAAGTTGTTTGAAGGGGAGGGTGTAATTCAGCGGATTTGTCAGAGCATCGTGATCCCTAATGTGCGTTTGAGGGAGGAAGATGAGGAGCTCTTTGAGATGAATTACATTGAGTTCATTAGGAGGGACATGGAAGGTAGTGATCTTGATACTAGGAGAAGGATTGCATGCGAACTTCTGAAAGGGATTGCTACATATCATAAGGTAGAGGTTAATGCCATTGTGTCTGCTCAGATACAGAACCTTTTGACCTCATTTGCTACAAACCCAGCTGTCAACTGGAAGGACAAGGATTGTGCCATATACTTGGTTGTTTCACTGGCGACAAAGAAGGCTGGGGGTAATGCTGTTTCTACTGATGTCGTTAACGTTGAGAGCTTCTTCATGTCCGTTATAGTTCCAGAGTTGAAGAGTCAGAATGTGAACGAGTTTCCCATGCTAAAGGCGGGTGCTCTCAAGTTCTTAACATTGTTTCGGAGTCAGAtaccaaagggcattaccttgcaGTTGTTTCCTGATGTGGTTAGGTATCTTAGTTCGGAGTCCAATGTAGTTCACTCTTATGCTGCGAGCTGCATTGAAAAGCTTTTGCTTGTTAGGGATGAGGGTGGGAAAGCAAGATACACCTCTGCAGATATCAGCCCCTTTCTTATGGTGACAATGAACAACCTTTTCACGGCTTTGCGGTTTCCTGAATCTGAGGAGAACCCATACGTTATGAAATGTATCATGCGAGTCCTTGGGGTTGCTGACATCTCCCAAGGGATCGCTGAACCTTGTATTGCTGGGTTGACCTCCATTCTGAATGAAGTTTGTAAAAACCCGAAAGATCCAGTTTTTAACCATTATTTATTTGAGTCAGTGGCTGTTCTTGTCAGGAGGGCTTGTGAGAAGGATGCCTCTTTAATATCATCTTTTGAAGTAAGCCTCTTTCCCAGCCTCCAGACGATCTTGACCAAGGATGTTACTGAGTTCTTCCCCTACGCATTTCAGCTGTTGGCTCAGCTTGTTGAATTGAACAGACCACCCATTCCAGCTAATTACATGCCGATTTTTGAGATTCTGTTGTCGCCTGATCTTTGGAATAGAGGTCCAAATGTCCCTGCACTTGTGCGTCTGCTTCAGGCATTTCTTCAAAAGTCACCACACGAACTCAGTCAGGGAGGTAGGCTGAGCCAGGTGCTTGGCATATTCAACAAACTAGTCCTGTCCACGAGCACAGAGGAACAGGGCTTCTTTGTCCTCAACACTGTTATTGAGAATCTAGATTATAGTTTGATTGCGCCCTACATCCCCCACATCTGGCATGCCTTGTTTACACGTCTCCAGAATAGACGGACTACGAAGTTTGTGAAGTCTCTTTTGATATTTATGTCACTGTTTCTGGTCAAGCATGGTCCCTCTAACCTTGTTGACTCAATGAATGCTGTTCAGCCCAACATTTTTGTCATGATTTTGGAGCAGATTTGGATACCAAATCTAAAGTTAATCGCCGGGAATGTTGAACGTAAGCTAACTGCGGTTGCTTCAACGAGGCTGCTCTGTGAAAGTCCTCTTCTTTTAGATGCAGCAGCTAGCAGACACTGGGGGAAGATGCTAGACAGCATTATGACCTTGCTTTCTCGCCCTGAGGAGGATACACTTGTGGAAGAGCCAGATGCTCCAGATGTAGCTGAAAATATCGGTTATACTGCCACTTTTGTCAATCTCCACAATGCtggaaggaaggaagaggaCCCTTTGAAGGATATAAGGGAACCAAGAGAATTTTTGGTGACTTCTCTGGCAAGACTGTCTGCCCTATCTCCTGGGAAGTATCCTCAGATCATCAGTGAGAATCTTGATCCAGCAAACCAGAATGCATTACTTCAGCTCTGCAGCACTTATAACTGCCCTATTGTTTGA
- the LOC115748546 gene encoding aspartyl protease family protein 2: MEGGPPETLLLLLLFSFASLLPALSTPATLQLQTHSLVLRPLPSPPTLASWPESEAESAAFSSESETSSSAAAAAAAATSTALSMELQHIDALSFNLTPQALFHLRLQRDASRVQSLSELAVAAAAASPGGNASLPRMGFSSSVVSGLAQGSGEYFTRLGVGTPARYVYMVLDTGSDVVWIQCAPCRKCYSQTDPVFDPSKSTSFAAISCSSPLCRRLDSPGCNQRRRCQYQVSYGDGSFTLGEFSTETLTFRRTRVGRIALGCGHDNEGLFIGAAGLLGLGRGRLSFPAQAGRRFNNKFSYCLVDRSSSSRPSSVIFGDAAMSRPARFTPLLKNPKLDTFYYVELIGMSVGGARVPGITASLFKLDPAGNGGVIVDSGTSVTRLTRPAYVALRDAFRAGASNLKRGPDFSLFDTCYDLSGKTEVKVPTVVLHFRGADVSLPASNYLIPVDSKGTFCFAFAGTMSGLSIIGNIQQQGFRVVFDLAGSRVGFSPRGCA, encoded by the coding sequence ATGGAAGGAGGACCACCCgaaaccctcctcctcctcctcctcttctccttcgcCTCCCTCCTTCCTGCTCTCTCCACTCCCGCCACTCTGCAGCTCCAGACCCATTCCCTTGTGCTCCGCCCTCTCCCATCTCCTCCCACTCTCGCCTCTTGGCCCGAATCCGAAGCCGAATCCGCCGCCTTCTCGTCAGAGTCCGaaacctcctcctccgccgccgccgccgccgccgccgccacctccaCCGCTCTCTCCATGGAGTTGCAGCACATTGACGCTCTGTCCTTCAACCTCACCCCACAAGCCCTCTTCCACCTCCGCCTCCAGAGAGACGCCTCTCGCGTCCAGTCCCTCTCTGAGCTTGCAGTCGCCGCCGCGGCCGCTTCCCCCGGCGGCAACGCCAGCCTCCCTCGCATGGGGTTCAGCAGCTCCGTCGTGTCGGGGCTCGCCCAGGGGAGCGGCGAGTACTTCACCCGCCTCGGCGTGGGCACTCCTGCCCGCTACGTCTACATGGTCCTCGACACGGGCAGCGACGTCGTCTGGATCCAGTGCGCCCCCTGCCGGAAATGCTACTCCCAGACCGACCCTGTCTTCGACCCTTCCAAGTCCACCTCCTTCGCCGCCATCTCCTGCTCCTCCCCGCTCTGCCGCCGCCTCGACTCCCCCGGCTGCAACCAGCGCCGCAGGTGCCAGTACCAGGTCTCCTACGGCGACGGCTCCTTCACCCTCGGCGAGTTCTCCACGGAGACCCTGACTTTCCGTCGCACTCGGGTTGGCCGCATCGCCCTCGGTTGCGGCCACGACAACGAGGGCCTCTTCATCGGCGCCGCCGGGCTGCTGGGCCTCGGCCGCGGGAGGCTCTCCTTCCCTGCGCAGGCCGGTCGCCGGTTTAACAACAAGTTCTCCTACTGCCTGGTGGACCGGTCCTCCTCCTCCAGGCCGTCCTCCGTCATTTTCGGCGACGCGGCCATGTCCCGACCCGCCCGGTTCACTCCGCTACTGAAAAACCCTAAGCTGGATACGTTCTACTACGTGGAGCTCATCGGGATGAGCGTCGGCGGTGCACGCGTCCCCGGCATCACGGCCTCTCTTTTCAAGCTGGACCCCGCGGGCAACGGTGGGGTCATCGTCGACTCGGGCACGTCCGTGACCCGCCTGACCCGACCCGCGTACGTCGCGCTCCGTGACGCTTTCCGGGCCGGGGCGTCGAACCTGAAGCGGGGCCCGGACTTCTCCCTCTTCGACACGTGCTACGACCTGTCCGGGAAGACGGAGGTGAAGGTGCCGACGGTGGTGCTGCACTTCCGGGGAGCCGACGTGTCCCTCCCGGCGTCGAATTACCTGATCCCGGTGGACAGCAAGGGGACGTTCTGCTTCGCGTTCGCGGGCACGATGAGCGGGCTGTCCATAATCGGGAACATCCAGCAACAGGGCTTCCGGGTTGTGTTCGACCTGGCGGGTTCGAGGGTCGGGTTCTCTCCACGTGGGTGCGCGTGA